The following coding sequences are from one Streptomyces sp. NBC_01485 window:
- a CDS encoding multidrug effflux MFS transporter has product MPEGGAIPEAKPGAIPEVSRTAVTEEKATGTREVPPPLRERRRAGWFVTLVLGGLTATPPLSMDMYLPALPEVTRALSAPAATVQLTLTACLAGMALGQLVVGPMSDRWGRRRPLLAGLAVYVVATALCALAPTVELLIAFRLLQGLAGAAGIVIARAVVRDLYDGVAMARFFSTLMLISGVAPVVAPLIGAQILRATDWRGVFAVLTVVGLLLAGVVWTRLPETLDAADRHVGGVGEALRSMRRLLSDLYFTGYLLTGGFAFAALFAYISASPFVVQEIYGASTQTFGLLFAVNSVGLVAVGQVNGKVLVGRVRLDRVLAVGLTVVVVAAAALLLMTTGVFGEVGLVPVATALFVLMSAMGVTLPNAQTLALMRVRHSAGSASALLGTSSFAIGAVASPLVGIAGERTAVPMAVVQLTAAVVALACFVVMCRPWRNTGAEGARS; this is encoded by the coding sequence ATGCCGGAGGGTGGGGCGATACCGGAAGCGAAACCCGGGGCGATACCGGAGGTGTCGCGTACGGCCGTCACAGAAGAGAAGGCCACCGGTACTCGCGAGGTACCGCCGCCGCTGCGCGAGCGGCGGCGGGCCGGATGGTTCGTCACCCTCGTGCTGGGCGGTCTGACCGCCACTCCCCCGCTGTCGATGGACATGTACCTCCCGGCCCTGCCGGAGGTCACCCGCGCCCTGTCCGCGCCCGCCGCGACCGTGCAGCTCACGCTGACGGCGTGCCTGGCGGGGATGGCGCTGGGGCAGTTGGTGGTCGGCCCGATGAGCGACCGGTGGGGGCGCCGGCGTCCGCTGCTCGCCGGACTCGCCGTGTACGTGGTGGCGACCGCGCTGTGCGCCCTGGCGCCGACCGTCGAGCTGCTGATCGCGTTCCGGCTGCTCCAGGGCCTCGCGGGCGCGGCGGGGATCGTGATCGCGCGGGCCGTCGTACGCGATCTGTACGACGGCGTGGCGATGGCCCGCTTCTTCTCCACCCTGATGCTGATCTCCGGGGTCGCGCCGGTGGTGGCGCCGCTGATCGGTGCGCAGATCCTGCGGGCGACGGACTGGCGGGGCGTGTTCGCGGTGCTCACGGTGGTGGGGCTGCTGCTGGCCGGGGTGGTGTGGACGCGGCTGCCGGAGACCCTCGACGCCGCCGACCGGCACGTGGGCGGGGTCGGCGAGGCCCTGCGCTCGATGCGCCGGCTCCTCTCCGACCTGTACTTCACCGGCTACCTGCTCACGGGCGGCTTCGCCTTCGCCGCGCTGTTCGCGTACATCTCCGCGTCGCCGTTCGTGGTCCAGGAGATCTACGGCGCCTCGACGCAGACGTTCGGGCTGCTGTTCGCGGTGAACTCGGTCGGGCTGGTGGCGGTCGGGCAGGTCAACGGCAAGGTGCTGGTGGGCCGGGTGCGGCTGGACCGGGTGCTGGCCGTCGGGCTGACGGTGGTCGTAGTGGCCGCCGCCGCGCTGCTGCTGATGACGACGGGGGTGTTCGGCGAGGTCGGGCTGGTGCCGGTGGCCACCGCGCTGTTCGTCCTCATGTCGGCGATGGGCGTGACGCTGCCCAACGCCCAGACCCTCGCTCTGATGCGGGTGCGGCACTCCGCCGGTTCCGCCTCCGCGCTGCTCGGTACGTCGTCCTTCGCGATCGGCGCGGTGGCCTCGCCGCTGGTCGGGATCGCGGGCGAGCGGACGGCCGTCCCGATGGCCGTCGTCCAGTTGACCGCAGCGGTGGTGGCGCTGGCCTGCTTCGTGGTTATGTGCCGTCCCTGGAGGAACACGGGGGCGGAAGGAGCAAGGAGCTGA
- a CDS encoding serine hydrolase domain-containing protein yields the protein MPSLEEHGGGRSKELSAPKLRVDTPERAGLDPEETRLLVRDVVDLTAGDEPWAPGAVVVAGRGPVIAVREASGWAVRYSAYDPATDTGVELPVRARVPMTVDTPFDLASLTKLFTSVAAVQQIERGTLGIDARIGAYLPDFREAAAHDITVRQLLTHTSGLRPELPLYDCADDAARLELLRAEAPSGEPGAHGYGYGYSDLNMLLLQQLLERLTGRTLDILVREGITRPLGMTSTDFGPCPGAAATEDQRRPWAKADRGMLRGVVHDENAWALGGVAGHAGLFSTGQDLAVFCRTLLAGGSYGPARILGPDFVELLLTPPGLGFAVDQPWFMGELAGEGAVGHTGFTGTSLVIDPATDTFVVLLANTVHPVRRAPDSGPRALVGTRMAMAVR from the coding sequence GTGCCGTCCCTGGAGGAACACGGGGGCGGAAGGAGCAAGGAGCTGAGCGCACCGAAACTGCGCGTCGACACACCGGAACGGGCCGGGCTCGACCCCGAGGAGACGCGGCTCCTCGTCCGCGACGTCGTGGACCTCACCGCCGGGGACGAGCCCTGGGCGCCGGGCGCGGTCGTGGTCGCCGGTCGCGGGCCGGTGATCGCCGTGCGGGAGGCGTCGGGGTGGGCGGTGCGGTACTCGGCGTACGACCCGGCGACGGACACGGGCGTGGAGCTGCCGGTGCGGGCACGGGTCCCGATGACCGTGGACACCCCCTTCGACCTGGCGTCCCTGACCAAGCTGTTCACGTCGGTCGCGGCGGTGCAGCAGATCGAGCGCGGCACCCTCGGCATCGACGCGCGGATCGGCGCCTACCTGCCCGACTTCCGCGAGGCCGCCGCCCACGACATCACCGTCCGCCAGCTCCTCACCCACACCTCCGGGCTGCGCCCCGAGCTGCCGCTGTACGACTGCGCGGACGACGCGGCGCGGCTGGAACTGCTGCGCGCGGAAGCGCCGTCCGGCGAACCGGGCGCGCACGGGTACGGGTACGGGTACTCGGACCTGAACATGCTGTTGCTCCAGCAGCTTCTGGAACGGCTGACCGGCCGCACGCTCGACATCCTCGTGCGCGAAGGGATCACCCGCCCGCTGGGGATGACGTCGACCGACTTCGGGCCGTGCCCCGGCGCGGCGGCGACGGAGGACCAGCGGCGGCCGTGGGCCAAGGCGGACCGGGGGATGCTGCGGGGCGTGGTGCACGACGAGAACGCGTGGGCGCTGGGCGGGGTGGCCGGTCACGCGGGCCTCTTCTCGACCGGCCAGGACCTGGCCGTGTTCTGCCGCACCCTGCTGGCGGGCGGCTCGTACGGCCCCGCCCGCATCCTCGGCCCGGACTTCGTGGAACTCCTGCTGACCCCGCCGGGGCTGGGCTTCGCGGTGGACCAGCCGTGGTTCATGGGCGAGTTGGCGGGCGAGGGCGCGGTGGGCCATACGGGCTTCACGGGTACCTCGCTGGTCATCGACCCGGCGACGGACACGTTCGTGGTGCTGCTGGCGAACACGGTGCATCCGGTGCGGAGGGCGCCGGACAGCGGGCCGCGGGCACTGGTGGGGACGCGGATGGCGATGGCGGTGCGGTGA
- a CDS encoding small ribosomal subunit Rsm22 family protein: protein MNVSVSAAETLRTALGELLDGLPPKQAAQAVDRLIAAYRGATPTDAPILRDRADVAAYAAYRMPATFEAVRSALEAFADAVPEWTPGSHVDVGGGTGAATWAVGATWEGRRPVTVLDWAEPALALGREIAAANPALADVRWQRARIGAALALDPTDLVTVSYVLNELTAPDRAALVDAAASAAQAVVIVEPGTPDGYARLIEARDRLIAAGFRVAAPCPHSAACPIVPGTDWCHFSARVSRSSLHRQVKGGSLPYEDEKFSYVAAARFPVSPAPARVVRRPQIRKGQVLLDLCETEERLSRTTVTKKHGDLYKAARDADWGDVWPPVR from the coding sequence GTGAACGTGTCCGTATCCGCCGCCGAGACCCTCCGTACCGCCCTCGGAGAGCTCCTCGACGGGCTTCCGCCCAAGCAGGCCGCGCAGGCCGTCGACCGGCTCATCGCCGCCTACCGGGGCGCGACCCCGACCGACGCGCCCATCCTGCGCGACCGCGCGGACGTCGCCGCCTACGCCGCGTACCGGATGCCGGCGACCTTCGAGGCGGTCCGGTCGGCGCTGGAGGCGTTCGCGGACGCCGTGCCGGAGTGGACGCCGGGCAGCCATGTGGACGTCGGCGGCGGCACGGGCGCGGCGACCTGGGCGGTCGGCGCGACGTGGGAGGGGCGGCGCCCGGTGACGGTCCTGGACTGGGCCGAACCCGCGCTGGCCCTGGGCCGGGAGATCGCCGCCGCGAACCCGGCACTGGCGGACGTCCGCTGGCAGCGCGCCCGCATCGGCGCGGCCCTCGCGCTGGACCCGACGGACCTGGTCACCGTCTCCTACGTCCTCAACGAACTCACCGCCCCCGACCGCGCCGCCCTCGTGGACGCCGCCGCGTCGGCCGCGCAGGCGGTGGTGATCGTCGAGCCGGGCACTCCGGACGGCTACGCCCGGCTGATCGAGGCCCGCGACCGGCTGATCGCCGCGGGTTTCCGTGTCGCCGCGCCCTGCCCGCACAGCGCGGCCTGCCCGATCGTCCCCGGCACGGACTGGTGCCACTTCTCGGCGCGGGTCAGCCGTTCCTCCCTGCACCGGCAGGTCAAGGGCGGCTCGCTGCCCTACGAGGACGAGAAGTTCAGCTACGTCGCGGCGGCCCGCTTCCCCGTGTCCCCCGCCCCCGCCCGGGTGGTCCGGCGGCCCCAGATCCGCAAGGGTCAGGTGCTCCTCGACCTGTGCGAGACCGAGGAGCGGCTGAGCCGTACGACGGTGACGAAGAAACACGGGGACCTGTACAAGGCGGCCCGGGACGCGGACTGGGGCGACGTCTGGCCGCCGGTCCGGTAA
- a CDS encoding alkaline phosphatase D family protein, whose translation MTPAARPSPYTPELRATARHLGRRRFLSTAAAAAALAFTVNLPAAGAAAAAELDPAQLTDDPFTLGVASGDPLPGSVLLWTRLAPAPYQADGGLPAERVTVHWELARDETFRRPVRRGTTLAHPEFGHSAHVQVDGLDDDRVYYYRFKAGTWISRTGRTRTAPAPGADASALTLGVVSCQRYDQGYFTAYKHLAEDDVDVVLHLGDYLYEYAVSGVGGARAYPAGTVPAVYGHEMVTLDDYRLKYALYKSDPDLLAAHAAHPFVVTWDDHETENNYAGAVSENDDPAEEFLIRRAAAYRAYWENQPLRRPQLPDGPDLRLYRRLHWGRLAQFDVLDTRQYRSDQAYGDGWQFPGPESEDPARTLTGDAQERWLIDGWRHSHALWNVVPQQVTFARRHDSTAVPARVSMDSWDGYPASRTRILAGAEATGVENLMVLTGDVHVHYGFDIKRDFADPASKTLGTEIVTSSISSGGNGSAKPANWAAYLAANPHLKFYNGLRGYATVTLGRDLARADFKTIPYVTTQGAPLTTAASFVTEAGDQGLKPA comes from the coding sequence ATGACACCCGCAGCACGCCCGTCCCCGTACACCCCCGAACTCCGCGCCACCGCCCGCCACTTGGGCCGCCGCCGCTTCCTCAGCACCGCCGCGGCCGCCGCCGCGCTCGCCTTCACGGTGAACCTGCCCGCCGCCGGCGCCGCGGCCGCCGCCGAACTCGACCCCGCGCAGCTCACCGACGACCCCTTCACCCTCGGCGTCGCCTCCGGCGACCCGCTGCCCGGCTCCGTCCTCCTCTGGACGCGCCTCGCGCCCGCCCCCTACCAGGCGGACGGCGGACTGCCCGCCGAGCGCGTCACCGTCCACTGGGAACTGGCCCGCGACGAGACCTTCCGCCGGCCCGTCAGACGCGGCACCACCCTCGCGCACCCGGAGTTCGGCCACAGCGCGCACGTCCAGGTCGACGGCCTCGACGACGACCGCGTGTACTACTACCGCTTCAAGGCGGGCACCTGGATCAGCCGCACCGGCCGCACCCGCACCGCCCCCGCCCCGGGCGCCGACGCGTCCGCCCTCACCCTCGGCGTGGTCTCCTGCCAGCGCTACGACCAGGGCTACTTCACCGCCTACAAGCACCTCGCCGAGGACGACGTGGACGTCGTCCTGCACCTCGGCGACTACCTCTACGAGTACGCCGTCAGCGGCGTGGGCGGCGCCCGCGCCTACCCGGCCGGGACCGTGCCCGCCGTCTACGGCCACGAGATGGTGACCCTGGACGACTACCGCCTCAAGTACGCCCTCTACAAGTCCGACCCCGACCTGCTGGCCGCGCACGCCGCCCACCCCTTCGTCGTCACCTGGGACGACCACGAGACCGAGAACAACTACGCGGGCGCGGTGTCGGAGAACGACGACCCCGCCGAGGAGTTCCTCATCCGCCGGGCCGCCGCCTACCGCGCCTACTGGGAGAACCAGCCGCTGCGCCGCCCCCAGCTCCCCGACGGCCCCGACCTCCGCCTCTACCGGCGCCTGCACTGGGGCCGGCTCGCCCAGTTCGACGTCCTCGACACCCGCCAGTACCGCTCCGACCAGGCGTACGGCGACGGCTGGCAGTTCCCAGGCCCCGAGTCCGAGGACCCGGCCCGCACCCTCACCGGCGACGCCCAGGAACGCTGGCTGATCGACGGCTGGCGGCACTCGCACGCCCTGTGGAACGTGGTCCCGCAGCAGGTCACCTTCGCCCGGCGGCACGACTCGACCGCCGTGCCCGCCCGGGTCTCCATGGACTCCTGGGACGGCTACCCGGCCTCCCGGACACGGATCCTGGCCGGCGCGGAGGCGACCGGCGTCGAGAACCTGATGGTCCTCACCGGCGACGTCCACGTGCACTACGGCTTCGACATCAAGCGGGACTTCGCCGACCCGGCGTCGAAGACGCTCGGCACCGAGATCGTCACCTCGTCGATCTCCAGCGGCGGCAACGGCTCGGCCAAGCCCGCCAACTGGGCCGCCTACCTGGCCGCCAACCCGCACCTGAAGTTCTACAACGGCCTGCGCGGCTACGCGACCGTCACCCTCGGCCGCGACCTCGCCCGCGCCGACTTCAAGACCATTCCCTACGTCACCACGCAGGGCGCCCCGCTCACCACGGCCGCGTCGTTCGTCACGGAGGCCGGTGACCAGGGGCTCAAGCCGGCCTGA
- a CDS encoding SDR family oxidoreductase, with protein sequence MNTKQSAEHGRIAVVTGAGSGIGRAVAVELLRAGWSVALTGRRAETLEATAALAPEGASLAVRTDVSHPDDVTALFDAVRERFGRLDLLFNNAGTFGPGGVPFEELPYDAWRHVVDTNLNGAFLCAQGAYRQMKEQDPRGGRIINNGSISAHTPRPHSAPYTATKHALTGLTKSLSLDGRAYGIAVGQIDIGNAATDMTARMQTGALQASGETAPEPVMDVADVARTVRHMAELPLEANMQFVTVLATAMPYVGRG encoded by the coding sequence ATGAATACCAAGCAGAGTGCCGAACACGGCAGGATCGCGGTCGTCACGGGGGCCGGTTCCGGGATCGGGCGGGCGGTGGCCGTGGAACTGCTGCGTGCGGGCTGGTCGGTGGCGCTGACGGGGCGGCGGGCCGAGACCCTGGAGGCGACGGCCGCGCTGGCGCCCGAGGGCGCGAGTCTCGCCGTACGGACGGACGTCTCACACCCCGACGACGTGACGGCCCTCTTCGACGCCGTACGCGAGCGGTTCGGGCGGCTGGACCTGCTGTTCAACAACGCGGGCACGTTCGGGCCGGGCGGGGTGCCGTTCGAGGAACTCCCCTACGACGCCTGGCGGCACGTGGTGGACACCAACCTCAACGGGGCGTTCCTGTGCGCACAGGGGGCGTACCGGCAGATGAAGGAGCAGGACCCGCGCGGCGGACGCATCATCAACAACGGCTCGATCTCGGCGCACACGCCCCGCCCGCACTCGGCGCCCTACACGGCGACCAAGCACGCCCTCACCGGGCTGACCAAGTCCCTGTCGCTGGACGGCCGGGCGTACGGCATCGCGGTCGGCCAGATCGACATCGGCAACGCGGCGACCGACATGACGGCGCGGATGCAGACGGGCGCGTTGCAGGCCAGCGGCGAGACGGCGCCGGAACCGGTGATGGACGTCGCCGACGTCGCGCGCACGGTGCGGCACATGGCGGAACTGCCACTGGAGGCGAACATGCAGTTCGTGACGGTGCTGGCGACGGCGATGCCGTACGTGGGACGGGGCTGA
- a CDS encoding D-alanyl-D-alanine carboxypeptidase family protein, which yields MHASSRSSRHLPPRSSPRPSRRSLLAVAATAPLAAPLAAPSRAGTAAPPAKLTARAWLLADHDSGEVLASYRPHLRVAPASTLKMLFADTLLGSFERTERYTVTDADLAGVPSGSSLVGVKAGITYTVEQLWQGVFLRSGNDAVQVLARMNGGVAKTVAEMQARAADLQALDTHVVSPDGYDHKGQLSSAYDLALFARHGLKNADFRAYCGTRTARFPAGGGKTFEIENTDRLLSGTLGVTPYPGMIGVKNGYTSNAGNTFTGAATRAGRTLVVTVLHPDSGHNAVYEETATLLDWGFAQGSSARAAGTLAEPLSEGGTRVSRSGEGDGDAPHAGSQASSADDGSRGPGGWGVLGGAGGVVALAAGAAYALRRRRAARRAGGTPPAEASADSSVESSAK from the coding sequence GTGCACGCATCCTCGCGCTCGTCCCGGCACCTGCCCCCGCGCTCGTCCCCGCGCCCGTCCCGGCGTTCCCTGCTGGCCGTCGCGGCCACCGCACCGCTCGCAGCGCCACTGGCCGCCCCGTCGCGCGCGGGCACCGCCGCCCCGCCGGCGAAGCTGACCGCCCGGGCCTGGCTGCTCGCCGACCACGACAGCGGCGAGGTGCTCGCCTCCTACCGCCCGCATCTGCGCGTCGCGCCCGCCTCCACGCTGAAGATGCTGTTCGCGGACACCCTGCTCGGCAGTTTCGAGCGCACCGAGCGGTACACGGTGACCGACGCCGACCTGGCCGGCGTTCCGTCCGGTTCCAGCCTCGTCGGCGTGAAGGCCGGGATCACGTACACCGTCGAGCAGTTGTGGCAGGGCGTGTTCCTGCGCTCGGGCAACGACGCCGTGCAGGTGCTCGCCCGGATGAACGGCGGCGTCGCGAAGACGGTCGCCGAGATGCAGGCGAGGGCGGCCGACCTCCAGGCGCTGGACACCCACGTCGTCAGCCCCGACGGCTACGACCACAAGGGCCAGCTGTCCTCCGCCTACGACCTCGCCCTGTTCGCCCGGCACGGCCTGAAGAACGCCGACTTCCGCGCCTACTGCGGCACGCGGACCGCCCGCTTCCCGGCCGGCGGCGGAAAGACGTTCGAGATCGAGAACACCGACCGGCTCCTGTCGGGCACGCTCGGGGTGACGCCGTACCCGGGGATGATCGGCGTCAAGAACGGCTACACCAGCAACGCCGGCAACACCTTCACCGGTGCCGCGACCCGGGCCGGCCGCACCCTCGTCGTCACCGTGCTGCATCCCGACAGCGGCCACAACGCCGTCTACGAGGAGACGGCCACGCTGCTCGACTGGGGCTTCGCGCAAGGGAGTTCGGCACGTGCGGCCGGGACGCTGGCCGAGCCGTTGAGCGAGGGCGGGACGCGGGTGTCACGCTCCGGAGAGGGCGACGGCGACGCGCCGCACGCCGGGTCACAGGCCTCGTCGGCGGACGACGGCTCGCGCGGTCCGGGCGGCTGGGGTGTGCTCGGCGGGGCCGGGGGAGTGGTGGCGCTGGCGGCGGGCGCTGCGTACGCACTGCGCAGGCGTCGCGCCGCCCGCCGCGCCGGCGGGACGCCACCCGCGGAGGCTTCCGCGGACAGTTCCGTGGAGTCCTCCGCGAAGTGA
- a CDS encoding nuclear transport factor 2 family protein, whose translation MSIQTARLSDPAVRAFVTAVNAHDEGAFRSLLTPDATMADDGSDRDLVQWIEREILSSHGHMDVTKESDGGRALIADYSNDTWGEMRTKWSFTVEDDGRISRFETGQA comes from the coding sequence ATGTCGATTCAGACAGCCAGACTCAGCGACCCCGCCGTCCGCGCCTTCGTCACCGCCGTCAACGCCCATGACGAGGGGGCCTTCCGCAGCCTCCTCACCCCCGACGCCACCATGGCGGACGACGGCTCCGACCGTGACCTCGTCCAGTGGATCGAGCGGGAGATCCTCTCCTCCCACGGCCACATGGACGTCACCAAGGAGTCGGACGGCGGCCGGGCCCTCATCGCCGACTACAGCAACGACACCTGGGGCGAGATGCGCACCAAGTGGAGTTTCACGGTCGAGGACGACGGGCGGATCTCCCGGTTCGAGACCGGGCAGGCGTAG
- a CDS encoding DoxX family membrane protein codes for MTCFDRRDLGLLLLRLGTGGVLAAHGAQKLFGWFGGHGLEGTGQFMESVGYAPGKASATASGLAETGGGVLLALGLATPAAGAAAAGAMAGAAAVHAPNGFFNAEGGYEYAATLGLAAAGLAVTGPGRLSLDHALGHVFDRGWMVPVALGATAAATATVVGLRNQRLRRREEGEQQALFEE; via the coding sequence GTGACGTGTTTCGACCGACGTGACCTGGGCCTGCTGCTGCTCCGGCTGGGCACCGGCGGAGTGCTGGCGGCGCACGGCGCGCAGAAGCTCTTCGGCTGGTTCGGCGGACACGGCCTGGAAGGGACCGGCCAGTTCATGGAGTCCGTCGGCTACGCGCCGGGCAAGGCGAGCGCCACGGCGTCGGGCCTGGCGGAAACGGGCGGCGGCGTGCTCCTCGCCCTGGGCCTGGCCACCCCGGCGGCGGGCGCGGCGGCTGCCGGGGCAATGGCGGGCGCGGCGGCGGTGCACGCCCCGAACGGCTTCTTCAACGCCGAGGGCGGCTACGAGTACGCGGCGACCCTGGGCCTGGCCGCCGCGGGCCTCGCCGTCACCGGCCCCGGCCGCCTCTCCCTCGACCACGCGCTCGGCCACGTCTTCGACCGCGGCTGGATGGTCCCGGTCGCCCTCGGCGCGACGGCGGCGGCCACGGCGACGGTCGTCGGCCTGCGCAACCAGCGCCTGCGCAGGCGCGAAGAGGGCGAACAGCAGGCGCTGTTCGAGGAGTAG
- a CDS encoding MazG-like family protein, whose amino-acid sequence MTTQDQPEPTAATTPGAPAAAADLWPTIDALWTWLDANQARDGREALLLRMLKLSEEVGEVAQAAIGATGQNPRKGTTHTWDDVQGELCDVVITALVALRTLTPEPEAVFVRHLGRVAERSLAPKAQ is encoded by the coding sequence ATGACGACCCAGGACCAGCCCGAGCCCACCGCGGCCACCACCCCCGGTGCCCCCGCCGCCGCCGCCGACCTCTGGCCCACCATCGACGCCCTGTGGACCTGGCTGGACGCCAACCAGGCGCGCGACGGCCGCGAGGCGCTGCTCCTGCGCATGTTGAAGCTGTCGGAGGAGGTCGGCGAGGTGGCCCAGGCGGCCATCGGCGCGACGGGCCAGAACCCCCGCAAGGGCACCACCCACACCTGGGACGACGTCCAGGGCGAGCTGTGCGACGTCGTCATCACGGCGTTGGTGGCCCTGCGCACCCTGACACCGGAGCCGGAGGCGGTGTTCGTGCGGCATCTGGGGAGGGTGGCCGAGCGGTCGTTGGCCCCGAAGGCCCAATGA
- a CDS encoding glycosyltransferase yields MSTANPYEGVGGVPAADGFVERAELVRTIESVWRSPGRLGNLSVLGQHRFGKTSVVEQALRRIDRVDLAVVRVSVVELDSVFGLFRTLTSEVTAKFPSIPDLDRFNTTVRNARGWYDLENAVTTYFEAAGRRGIHVLLVLDEFDRAPWVLVDLSAYQLLRSLVSEPRYSVGLVTLSRRSVFEIEADAAGGSRLDGVMSSQLYVGLLEPVEVAELLDLAGAVGVDLHAVESELLARCGRHPYLLGILCRRVVHEFAETGEVDVRKAHELEAASFHSYFDRLIEEVDLDLSGRGTALLHAVASGGPVSALHAEDVQDLVNKGVLIRRDDSVGLFSDELAAYLRSATVGTTAPRPSAAARYRCTALVVATEWSSAHGGLSTFNRELCLALARERVRVVCLVVNATDDEVGKAKAAGVTLLRSRPVDGADEMASLMHRPQLPEGAVPDLVIGHGRITGPAAQVQAAIFPSAKKLHFVHMAPDETEWHKPDRQNDATVSADNRTWIEVRLGRAADRLVAVGPRLHGRFRGYFAGRDDTDALRFDPGFDLTDPRPRKTPDGNPLTVLLMGRTEDAELKGLDLAAAACGLVADWRHKARRRPVELVVRGVPEEEAEQQKRKLDEWAANPKLNIVPRLYTTDEERLADDLIRASLVIMPSRAEGFGLVAQEAIVDGTPVLVSEASGLGMLLREVLGDERAASWVVPMSGDLDSDIQTWAREIDSMLWRSEQKFGAAEALRVDLAERLPWSRSVDGLLTEIGF; encoded by the coding sequence ATGAGCACAGCGAATCCCTACGAGGGCGTGGGCGGCGTGCCAGCCGCCGACGGTTTCGTCGAACGAGCCGAGCTGGTCAGGACGATCGAGTCGGTGTGGCGGAGTCCGGGACGTCTGGGGAACCTGAGCGTCCTCGGCCAGCACCGGTTCGGCAAGACCAGCGTGGTCGAGCAGGCGCTGCGCCGGATCGACCGGGTCGACCTGGCGGTCGTCCGGGTCTCCGTGGTCGAACTGGACTCGGTCTTCGGGCTGTTCCGCACCCTCACGAGTGAGGTCACGGCGAAGTTCCCGAGCATTCCCGATCTGGACCGGTTCAACACCACCGTGCGCAACGCGCGCGGTTGGTACGACCTCGAGAACGCGGTGACCACCTATTTCGAGGCGGCTGGTCGCCGGGGGATCCATGTCCTGCTGGTCCTGGACGAATTCGACCGCGCCCCCTGGGTCCTGGTAGACCTCTCCGCCTACCAGCTCCTGCGCTCGTTGGTCAGCGAACCCCGCTACTCCGTGGGGTTGGTGACGCTGTCGCGTCGTTCGGTCTTCGAGATCGAGGCGGACGCGGCCGGGGGATCGCGGCTGGACGGCGTCATGTCCTCCCAGTTGTACGTCGGTCTTCTGGAACCGGTCGAAGTAGCCGAACTGCTGGACCTGGCCGGGGCCGTCGGCGTCGATCTCCACGCGGTCGAGTCCGAACTCCTCGCCCGCTGCGGGCGCCATCCCTACCTCTTGGGGATCCTGTGCAGACGTGTGGTGCACGAGTTCGCGGAGACCGGTGAGGTCGACGTACGCAAGGCCCACGAGCTGGAAGCCGCGTCGTTTCACTCGTACTTTGACCGGCTCATCGAGGAGGTAGACCTCGACCTGTCCGGACGGGGCACAGCGCTGCTGCATGCGGTCGCCTCCGGCGGGCCGGTCTCCGCTCTTCACGCCGAGGACGTGCAGGACCTTGTCAACAAGGGCGTACTCATACGCAGGGACGACTCGGTCGGGTTGTTCTCTGACGAGCTCGCGGCATATCTGCGGTCGGCGACCGTCGGCACGACGGCGCCCCGACCGAGTGCTGCCGCTCGGTACCGGTGCACCGCCCTGGTCGTCGCCACCGAATGGTCTTCCGCACACGGCGGCCTGAGCACGTTCAACCGCGAACTCTGCCTCGCGCTCGCCCGCGAGCGGGTTCGCGTCGTGTGCCTGGTGGTGAACGCCACCGATGACGAGGTGGGCAAGGCGAAGGCAGCCGGCGTTACTCTTCTGCGGAGTCGGCCGGTCGACGGGGCGGACGAGATGGCCAGCCTGATGCACCGGCCGCAACTGCCCGAGGGTGCGGTCCCCGACCTCGTGATTGGGCACGGCCGGATCACCGGGCCGGCCGCCCAGGTGCAGGCGGCGATTTTCCCGTCGGCGAAGAAGTTGCACTTCGTGCACATGGCCCCGGACGAGACCGAGTGGCACAAGCCCGACCGCCAGAACGATGCCACCGTGAGCGCCGACAACCGGACGTGGATCGAGGTCCGTCTGGGCCGAGCCGCGGATCGGCTGGTCGCGGTCGGGCCCCGGCTGCACGGCCGGTTCCGCGGTTACTTCGCCGGGCGCGACGACACCGATGCGCTTCGCTTCGACCCAGGCTTCGACCTCACCGACCCACGACCGCGCAAGACGCCGGACGGGAACCCTCTCACCGTCCTGCTCATGGGCCGCACCGAAGACGCCGAGCTCAAGGGCCTCGATCTGGCCGCGGCGGCGTGCGGCCTGGTTGCGGACTGGCGGCACAAGGCACGGAGACGACCGGTCGAACTCGTGGTCCGCGGCGTCCCCGAGGAGGAGGCGGAACAGCAGAAGCGAAAACTGGACGAGTGGGCGGCCAACCCGAAGCTGAACATCGTGCCGCGGCTGTACACCACTGACGAGGAGCGGCTCGCAGACGACCTCATCCGGGCGAGCCTGGTCATCATGCCGTCCCGGGCTGAGGGTTTCGGCCTTGTTGCGCAGGAGGCCATCGTGGACGGCACCCCGGTGTTGGTGAGCGAGGCGAGCGGGCTCGGCATGCTCCTGAGGGAAGTACTCGGCGACGAAAGGGCGGCGTCGTGGGTGGTGCCCATGTCGGGCGACCTCGACTCCGACATCCAGACCTGGGCCCGCGAGATCGACAGCATGCTTTGGAGGAGCGAGCAGAAGTTCGGGGCAGCCGAGGCACTCCGCGTCGATCTGGCCGAGCGACTGCCGTGGTCGCGTTCGGTCGACGGGCTTCTCACCGAGATCGGATTCTGA